Proteins encoded together in one Lysinibacillus sp. FSL K6-0232 window:
- a CDS encoding GAF domain-containing protein encodes MFTQINYNGSIADQYVTLSKQLDALLTGETDRIANLSNATALLNQFLPNINWVGFYLLQQNELVLGPFQGLPACVRIPVGRGVCGTSIAKQETIIVKDVHDFPGHIACDAASQSEIVIPLIKHKEIIGVLDIDSPIVNRFSKEDQEGLELFVKTLLTHF; translated from the coding sequence ATGTTTACACAAATTAATTATAATGGGTCCATTGCTGACCAATATGTTACATTATCTAAGCAGCTAGATGCGCTGCTAACAGGTGAAACAGATCGGATTGCAAATTTAAGCAATGCCACTGCCCTGCTAAATCAGTTTTTACCAAATATTAATTGGGTAGGATTTTATCTTTTACAGCAAAACGAGCTCGTTTTAGGACCATTTCAAGGTCTACCTGCCTGCGTAAGAATTCCAGTCGGTCGCGGTGTTTGTGGAACATCTATTGCCAAGCAAGAAACAATTATTGTGAAAGATGTGCATGATTTCCCAGGACATATTGCCTGTGATGCAGCTTCACAATCAGAAATTGTTATACCGTTGATAAAGCATAAAGAGATTATTGGTGTGCTGGATATTGATAGTCCAATCGTCAACCGCTTCTCTAAAGAAGATCAAGAAGGTTTAGAGCTATTTGTCAAAACATTGCTTACACATTTTTAG
- a CDS encoding sensor domain-containing diguanylate cyclase yields the protein MSSNEEQASFNGYFYSFKQCLKKRLKIDNAAFLSFEGNSLIPIEEMASLTIETKLNAVSWLMIEANFYQQKIVKIPYVLKTNQAYSMMTDMVLFQVEGKNPIGVLLVEATESWTDFMASSYGEECIEILTKVLQTMKDNLELKINEDQYRKLYNVTDLFHSTMDIDVILENVLKNIKDNFPEFNVELILSNDQDRHTTIDIKLFDYLSERPATVEAFVSGELTTELASDLNCRLLNAPIKGRQAIYGILQVSAPTTYLFSTTEKDFVRMLAQASGNALENAKLYHQSHRLVSDLQLINETSHRLNMRLDVYEMLLFLQKQLLKSFQPMEVCFAFKKNDTFEVANASTPLFSSEEGQIYIKHVEQHFEHTNDPLFIADFSRLTPKQINYRSIMAIPILMEEKINGFSIVLHKEPYFFSFDSFKLMQSLIHHSSLAIANSILRTQLQEMVDLDHLTKLYARSYLDQFVEKSLECDQSGMFLLMDIDNFKRVNDTYGHQVGDNILVQIAIQLKETIGDRGICARWGGEEMSVYVPNIQEKEALELAAAIVEVMPKATNPQVTISAGLIMWDERDRPAFQSVFLHADTALYEAKNSGKNRFCVHNGSFHPNS from the coding sequence GTGAGTTCTAATGAAGAACAAGCTAGTTTTAATGGGTATTTTTATTCATTTAAACAGTGTCTAAAGAAGCGCTTAAAAATTGATAATGCTGCTTTTCTTAGTTTTGAAGGTAATTCTTTAATACCTATTGAAGAAATGGCTTCATTAACAATTGAAACAAAGTTAAATGCTGTGTCATGGCTAATGATTGAAGCTAATTTTTATCAACAGAAAATAGTAAAAATCCCCTATGTATTGAAAACAAACCAAGCTTATTCCATGATGACAGATATGGTGCTTTTCCAAGTAGAGGGTAAAAACCCTATTGGTGTATTACTTGTGGAGGCAACAGAGTCTTGGACAGACTTTATGGCCTCTAGTTATGGCGAAGAATGTATAGAAATATTAACAAAAGTTCTTCAAACAATGAAAGATAATTTAGAACTAAAGATAAATGAAGATCAATACAGAAAGCTATATAACGTGACGGATTTATTTCATTCAACAATGGATATTGATGTAATTTTAGAAAACGTTTTAAAAAATATTAAGGATAATTTTCCAGAGTTTAATGTAGAGCTTATACTATCGAATGATCAAGATCGACATACAACTATTGATATTAAGCTTTTTGATTATTTATCAGAAAGACCTGCTACAGTTGAGGCATTTGTATCAGGAGAGCTAACCACAGAGCTTGCGAGTGATTTGAATTGTCGTTTATTAAATGCGCCTATTAAGGGCAGGCAAGCAATTTACGGCATATTGCAAGTAAGTGCACCAACGACATACCTTTTTTCCACAACTGAAAAGGATTTTGTGCGGATGCTTGCACAAGCATCAGGAAATGCACTGGAAAATGCAAAGTTATACCATCAATCACATCGCCTCGTTAGTGACTTACAACTTATCAATGAAACATCACATCGTCTAAATATGCGGCTTGACGTTTATGAAATGTTACTTTTCCTACAAAAACAATTATTGAAATCTTTTCAACCAATGGAAGTTTGTTTTGCGTTTAAAAAGAATGATACCTTTGAAGTGGCAAATGCTAGTACACCATTGTTTAGCTCTGAGGAGGGTCAAATCTATATCAAGCATGTTGAGCAGCATTTTGAGCATACAAATGACCCGCTGTTTATTGCCGATTTTAGCCGATTAACCCCTAAGCAAATTAATTACCGTTCAATCATGGCCATTCCTATTTTAATGGAAGAAAAAATAAATGGCTTTAGTATTGTGTTGCACAAAGAACCATATTTCTTTTCGTTTGATAGCTTTAAATTAATGCAGTCGCTTATTCATCACTCATCATTAGCCATTGCCAACTCGATTTTACGAACACAGCTTCAGGAAATGGTGGATTTAGACCATTTAACAAAACTTTATGCTCGCAGTTATTTAGATCAATTTGTAGAAAAGTCACTTGAATGTGATCAATCAGGCATGTTTTTATTGATGGATATTGATAATTTTAAACGTGTTAATGATACGTATGGTCATCAAGTTGGTGACAATATTCTTGTGCAAATTGCAATACAGTTAAAAGAAACAATTGGTGATCGTGGTATTTGTGCACGATGGGGTGGGGAAGAGATGTCTGTCTATGTACCCAATATACAGGAGAAAGAGGCATTGGAATTGGCAGCAGCCATTGTAGAGGTCATGCCTAAAGCTACTAATCCGCAAGTAACCATTTCAGCAGGATTGATTATGTGGGATGAGCGGGATCGACCAGCATTCCAATCTGTCTTTTTACATGCAGATACGGCTTTGTACGAAGCAAAGAATAGCGGAAAAAATCGTTTTTGTGTTCACAATGGTTCCTTTCACCCCAATTCCTAA
- the rpsD gene encoding 30S ribosomal protein S4 — protein MSRYTGPSWKLSRRLGISLSGTGKEIEKRPYAPGQHGPNQRKKLSEYGLQLQEKQKLRHMYGMNERQFRTLFNRAGKMKGVHGENFMILLETRLDNLVYRLGLARTRRGARQLVNHGHILVDGKRVDIPSYSVKPGQTISLREKSQNLAVVAEAIEVNNFVPDYVTFDADKKEGTFTRLPERSELSAEINEAFIVEFYSR, from the coding sequence ATGTCTCGTTATACAGGTCCATCTTGGAAATTATCACGTCGTCTTGGTATCTCACTAAGCGGTACAGGTAAAGAAATCGAAAAACGCCCTTACGCACCAGGTCAACACGGTCCAAACCAACGTAAAAAATTATCAGAATACGGTTTACAACTTCAAGAAAAACAAAAACTTCGTCATATGTATGGTATGAACGAACGTCAATTCCGTACACTATTTAACCGCGCTGGTAAAATGAAAGGTGTACACGGCGAAAACTTCATGATTCTTCTTGAAACTCGTCTTGATAACTTAGTTTATCGTTTAGGTTTAGCTCGTACTCGTCGTGGAGCTCGTCAATTAGTAAACCATGGCCATATCTTAGTCGATGGCAAACGCGTTGATATTCCATCATACAGCGTAAAACCAGGTCAAACGATTTCTCTTCGTGAAAAATCTCAAAACCTTGCTGTTGTAGCAGAAGCAATCGAAGTAAACAACTTCGTACCTGACTACGTAACATTTGATGCTGACAAAAAAGAAGGTACATTCACTCGCCTTCCAGAGCGCTCTGAATTATCAGCTGAAATCAACGAAGCATTCATCGTAGAGTTCTACTCTCGTTAA
- a CDS encoding iron-containing alcohol dehydrogenase, protein MSDVLKQFVMPKTNLFGAGAIQEVGNRLNDLEVKKTLIVTDEGLHKLGLSQQIANIITATGIDVAIFPKAEPNPTDQNVEDGVAVYHAENCDSIVSLGGGSAHDAAKAIGLIASNGGRIHDYEGVDKSQNPLVPYIAINTTAGTASEMTRFTIITDTARKVKMAIVDKHVTPLLSINDPELMIGLPPALTAATGIDALTHAIESFVSTNATPITDACAEKVLQLIPEYLPRAYANGTDLEAREQMVYAQFLAGMAFNNASLGYVHAIAHQLGGFYNLPHGVCNAILLPHVCRFNVTARTERFARIAELLGENVEGLSKREAAEKAITAIEKLSKDLNIPSGFRELGAKDEDIEILAKNALLDVCAETNPRKATLEDIKQIIKNAMGPVAKKEQSLEAVALS, encoded by the coding sequence ATGTCAGACGTTCTAAAGCAATTTGTTATGCCGAAAACAAACTTATTTGGAGCTGGAGCAATTCAAGAAGTTGGTAATCGCTTAAATGATTTAGAAGTAAAAAAGACATTAATCGTAACAGATGAGGGCTTACACAAATTAGGCCTTTCTCAACAAATTGCAAACATCATTACAGCTACTGGAATTGATGTAGCAATTTTCCCGAAAGCCGAGCCAAATCCAACAGATCAAAATGTGGAAGATGGAGTTGCAGTGTACCATGCAGAAAATTGTGATTCCATTGTATCTCTTGGAGGAGGCAGTGCACACGATGCAGCAAAAGCTATCGGACTTATTGCTTCGAATGGTGGACGCATTCATGATTATGAAGGTGTTGATAAATCTCAAAATCCACTTGTACCGTATATTGCGATCAATACAACTGCTGGTACTGCAAGTGAAATGACTCGTTTCACAATTATTACAGATACAGCACGTAAAGTAAAAATGGCGATTGTGGATAAGCATGTAACACCTTTACTATCCATTAATGATCCAGAGCTAATGATTGGTTTACCACCTGCACTTACTGCAGCAACGGGTATTGATGCATTAACACATGCTATTGAATCATTTGTTTCGACAAATGCAACACCGATTACGGATGCATGTGCTGAAAAGGTACTTCAACTGATCCCTGAATATTTACCACGTGCCTATGCGAATGGCACTGATTTAGAGGCTCGTGAGCAAATGGTATATGCGCAATTTTTAGCGGGTATGGCATTTAATAATGCATCGCTTGGCTATGTCCATGCAATTGCTCATCAGCTAGGCGGCTTCTATAATCTACCACATGGTGTATGTAATGCTATTTTACTGCCACATGTTTGCCGCTTTAATGTAACAGCACGTACAGAGCGCTTTGCTCGTATTGCTGAATTATTAGGCGAAAATGTAGAGGGCTTAAGTAAGCGTGAGGCTGCTGAAAAAGCAATTACAGCGATTGAAAAGCTGTCTAAGGATTTAAACATTCCTAGCGGCTTCCGTGAATTAGGTGCAAAAGATGAGGATATTGAAATATTAGCGAAAAATGCGCTATTAGATGTTTGTGCAGAAACAAATCCTCGTAAAGCAACATTAGAAGATATTAAACAAATTATTAAAAATGCAATGGGTCCTGTTGCAAAGAAAGAGCAGTCGCTTGAAGCTGTGGCACTTTCTTAA
- a CDS encoding cobalamin-binding protein, translating to MRLISICPSNTELVAYLGLVDQLVGVDDFSDWPIAVKNLPQLGPDLSINMDALEALQPDLVLASLSVPGMEKNIQALKERNIPHIVFNANSLDEIAQDLLTLGKVCNMEQRAQAVVQEYLQTIDSMQHIAQTITDKPTLYWEWWPNPIFTPGNINWLTAISAIAGGINLFQDVELASVQTDWADVVQRKPDYIMLAWVGVAIERIKPAHVLKRPDAKELHAIQRQQLYVMEEWLYCRPSPRLIEGAIKLAKLLHPKAYKHIEYPSFL from the coding sequence ATGCGTTTAATTTCAATTTGTCCTAGTAATACAGAGCTTGTCGCCTATTTAGGGCTAGTCGATCAGCTTGTTGGTGTGGATGATTTTTCTGATTGGCCTATAGCAGTGAAAAATTTACCACAGCTTGGTCCTGATTTATCGATTAATATGGATGCACTTGAAGCATTGCAGCCTGATCTTGTACTTGCCTCTTTGAGTGTACCGGGCATGGAAAAAAATATTCAAGCATTGAAAGAACGAAACATTCCACATATTGTGTTTAACGCAAACTCCTTGGACGAAATCGCGCAAGACCTTCTTACACTTGGTAAGGTTTGCAATATGGAGCAGCGTGCACAAGCTGTTGTGCAGGAATATTTACAAACGATTGACAGCATGCAGCACATTGCACAAACAATTACAGATAAGCCCACGCTTTATTGGGAATGGTGGCCAAACCCTATTTTTACCCCCGGCAACATTAATTGGCTCACAGCAATTAGTGCAATCGCCGGCGGTATCAATCTCTTTCAGGATGTAGAATTGGCCAGTGTCCAAACGGATTGGGCAGATGTGGTACAGCGTAAGCCTGATTATATTATGCTGGCTTGGGTTGGTGTTGCTATTGAACGTATAAAGCCAGCCCATGTCTTAAAGCGTCCAGATGCCAAGGAGTTGCATGCCATCCAAAGGCAACAGCTATATGTCATGGAGGAATGGCTTTATTGTCGCCCTTCTCCCCGCCTTATTGAAGGGGCCATTAAGCTTGCAAAACTATTACATCCCAAGGCATATAAGCATATAGAATATCCAAGCTTCTTATAA
- the tyrS gene encoding tyrosine--tRNA ligase, with product MTNELLQDLEWRGLLYQQTDAEGMAKLLEEQSVSLYCGVDPTADSMHIGHIVPLLTLRRFQKAGHRPILLVGGATGMIGDPSGRSEERQLQTVEQIDKNVQGIRSQLERIFDFAEDGNGAQLVNNRDWIGNMNTIEFLRDYGKLINVNYMLAKDTIASRLDTGISFTEFAYTLIQGIDYNHLYNHYNCRIQVGGSDQWGNITTGLEVIRKTHEEETKAFGITIPLVTKADGTKFGKTAGGAVWLDGTKTSPYEFYQFWINAADADVVKYLKIFTFLSREEIEALAVSVEEEPHLRKAQKALAEEMTRLIHGQEALEQAIRITAALFSGDLKALSAEEMKDAFKDVPSIEMAKEDKNIVDLLVEAGISSSKRQAREDVSNGAISVNGEKVTDLQYVVDGKDRLEDAFSIIRRGKKKYHMVKFG from the coding sequence ATGACAAACGAATTATTACAAGATTTAGAGTGGCGTGGCTTGCTTTACCAACAAACAGATGCGGAAGGTATGGCTAAATTATTAGAGGAGCAATCCGTTTCTCTATACTGTGGCGTAGACCCAACGGCAGATTCTATGCATATTGGACATATTGTTCCTCTGTTAACATTACGTCGCTTCCAAAAAGCAGGCCATCGTCCAATTTTACTTGTTGGTGGTGCAACAGGAATGATTGGTGATCCATCTGGTCGTTCTGAAGAGCGTCAATTACAAACGGTAGAGCAAATTGATAAAAATGTTCAAGGTATCCGTAGTCAATTAGAGCGTATTTTTGATTTTGCAGAAGACGGTAATGGTGCACAGCTTGTCAATAATCGTGACTGGATTGGCAATATGAACACAATTGAGTTTTTACGTGATTACGGGAAATTAATTAATGTGAATTACATGCTCGCAAAGGATACAATTGCTTCACGTCTTGATACTGGTATTTCGTTTACAGAGTTTGCGTATACATTAATTCAAGGTATTGATTACAATCATTTATACAATCACTACAATTGCCGTATTCAAGTAGGTGGCTCTGATCAATGGGGTAATATTACAACAGGCTTAGAGGTTATTCGCAAAACACATGAGGAAGAAACAAAAGCCTTTGGGATTACAATTCCTTTAGTGACAAAAGCTGATGGTACAAAATTTGGTAAAACGGCAGGTGGTGCAGTATGGTTAGATGGCACGAAAACATCACCATACGAGTTCTACCAATTCTGGATCAATGCTGCGGATGCGGATGTTGTAAAATACTTAAAAATCTTTACATTCCTTTCTCGTGAGGAAATTGAAGCATTAGCTGTTTCTGTAGAGGAGGAGCCGCATTTACGGAAGGCACAAAAGGCACTTGCTGAGGAAATGACACGTTTAATTCACGGACAAGAAGCATTAGAGCAGGCAATTCGTATTACAGCTGCCTTATTCTCAGGCGACCTAAAAGCTCTTTCAGCGGAAGAAATGAAGGATGCCTTTAAAGATGTTCCTTCTATTGAAATGGCAAAAGAGGATAAAAACATTGTGGACCTTCTTGTAGAAGCGGGTATTTCATCATCAAAACGCCAAGCACGTGAGGATGTATCAAATGGTGCAATTAGTGTAAACGGTGAAAAGGTAACAGATTTACAATACGTAGTAGATGGCAAAGATCGCTTAGAAGATGCATTTAGCATTATTCGTCGTGGTAAGAAAAAATACCATATGGTGAAATTTGGCTAA